One genomic window of Tenacibaculum tangerinum includes the following:
- the lipA gene encoding lipoyl synthase: MANETLATPERAKKPKWLRVKLPVGKKYTELRGLVDKYKLNTICTSGSCPNMGECWGEGTATFMILGNICTRSCGFCGVKTGRPDTVEWDEPEKVARSIKLMNIKHAVITSVDRDDLKDGGSIIWSETVQAIRRANPNTTLETLIPDFQGNEKLLDRIIDVAPEVVSHNMETVRRLTREVRIQAKYDRSLGVLKYLKDNGMRTKSGIMLGLGETEDEVIQTMKDLRGVGLDIITIGQYLQPSKKHLPVKEFITPEQFKKYETLGLEMGFMYVESGALVRSSYKAHKHAS; this comes from the coding sequence ATGGCAAACGAAACTTTAGCAACACCAGAAAGAGCAAAAAAACCAAAATGGTTACGTGTAAAATTACCCGTTGGTAAAAAATACACAGAATTAAGAGGTCTTGTTGACAAATATAAGTTGAATACTATTTGTACTAGCGGAAGCTGCCCAAACATGGGTGAATGCTGGGGAGAAGGTACTGCTACCTTTATGATTTTGGGAAATATCTGTACACGTTCTTGCGGATTTTGCGGTGTTAAAACCGGTAGACCCGACACGGTTGAATGGGATGAACCCGAAAAAGTAGCTCGCTCTATCAAATTAATGAATATTAAACATGCTGTAATTACTTCGGTAGATCGCGATGACTTAAAAGATGGAGGTTCTATTATTTGGTCTGAAACAGTTCAAGCAATTCGTAGAGCCAACCCAAACACAACTCTAGAAACGTTAATTCCTGATTTTCAAGGAAATGAAAAATTATTAGACCGTATTATTGACGTAGCTCCAGAAGTAGTTTCTCACAATATGGAAACGGTACGCCGTTTAACTCGTGAAGTTCGTATTCAAGCAAAATACGATCGCAGTTTAGGTGTTTTAAAATACTTAAAAGACAACGGCATGCGTACCAAATCGGGTATTATGCTTGGTTTAGGAGAAACGGAAGACGAAGTCATACAAACAATGAAAGATTTACGTGGTGTAGGATTAGATATTATAACTATAGGTCAATATTTACAACCTAGTAAAAAACACCTACCTGTTAAAGAATTCATAACACCAGAACAATTTAAAAAATACGAAACTCTGGGCTTAGAAATGGGCTTTATGTACGTAGAAAGCGGGGCTTTGGTACGCTCTTCTTATAAAGCACATAAGCATGCCAGCTAA
- a CDS encoding pyridoxal-phosphate dependent enzyme, with protein sequence MKYAKNILETIGNTPLVKLNSVTKDIDALVLAKVETFNPGNSVKDRMALKMIEDAEADGRLQPGGTIIEGTSGNTGMGLALAAIVKGYKCIFVISDKQSKEKMDILRAVGAEVVVCPTNVEPDDPRSYYSVSKRLGEETPNSWYVNQYDNPSNAQAHYEQTGPEIWEQTDGKITHFVVGVGTGGTVSGTAKFLKEKNPNIKIWGVDTYGSVFKKYHETGIFDENEIYPYITEGIGEDILPKNVDFSLIDGFTKVTDKDAAIYTRKIAKEEGIFVGNSAGSAIKGLLQLKDEFTPDDVIVVLFHDHGSRYVGKMFNDDWMRDRGFLEEEITTAEDLIKDHIDKPLITVQTEELVSHAIERMRAFKISQIPVRDANGFVGSVDESALLHSYLEDKNIAEKPIKEVMGKAYPTVKKTASIDEVSKLITKENQAVLVDLDNGKHHIITKYDIIRAI encoded by the coding sequence ATGAAGTACGCAAAAAATATATTAGAAACTATTGGTAATACCCCCTTAGTAAAATTAAATTCAGTAACAAAAGATATAGATGCTTTGGTCTTAGCCAAAGTAGAAACCTTTAACCCTGGTAACTCTGTTAAAGACCGTATGGCATTGAAAATGATTGAAGATGCCGAAGCAGATGGTCGTTTACAACCAGGCGGTACCATTATTGAAGGTACTTCTGGAAATACAGGAATGGGCTTAGCATTGGCAGCAATCGTAAAAGGATACAAATGTATTTTTGTGATTTCAGATAAGCAATCGAAAGAAAAAATGGATATTCTACGGGCAGTAGGAGCAGAGGTAGTAGTATGCCCTACGAATGTAGAACCAGACGACCCTCGTTCGTATTATTCTGTATCGAAGCGTTTAGGAGAAGAAACCCCTAACTCTTGGTATGTAAATCAATACGACAATCCTTCGAATGCACAAGCACATTATGAACAAACAGGACCAGAGATTTGGGAACAGACCGATGGTAAAATTACGCATTTTGTAGTAGGAGTAGGAACAGGAGGAACAGTTTCGGGAACAGCGAAGTTTTTAAAAGAGAAAAATCCAAACATTAAAATTTGGGGAGTTGATACCTACGGTTCGGTATTTAAAAAATACCACGAAACAGGTATTTTTGATGAAAATGAAATCTATCCCTACATTACTGAAGGTATTGGAGAAGATATTCTCCCTAAAAATGTCGATTTTTCTTTGATTGACGGATTTACCAAAGTAACCGATAAAGATGCTGCGATTTATACACGAAAAATAGCGAAAGAAGAAGGTATTTTTGTGGGGAATTCAGCAGGCTCTGCCATTAAAGGATTGTTACAATTAAAAGACGAGTTTACCCCTGATGATGTAATCGTGGTACTATTTCACGACCACGGAAGCCGTTACGTAGGAAAAATGTTTAATGACGATTGGATGCGCGATAGAGGTTTTTTGGAAGAAGAGATTACTACTGCAGAAGATTTGATTAAAGATCATATAGACAAACCTCTGATAACGGTTCAAACAGAAGAACTAGTATCGCATGCCATCGAAAGAATGCGTGCATTTAAAATATCACAAATTCCTGTAAGAGATGCTAACGGATTTGTGGGTTCTGTAGATGAATCGGCGTTATTGCACAGTTACTTAGAGGACAAAAATATAGCAGAAAAGCCTATTAAGGAGGTAATGGGTAAAGCATACCCTACAGTTAAAAAAACAGCTTCTATAGACGAGGTATCGAAGTTAATAACCAAAGAGAATCAAGCAGTTTTAGTAGATTTAGATAACGGAAAGCATCATATTATAACCAAGTACGATATAATTAGAGCTATTTAG
- a CDS encoding ABC transporter permease, with amino-acid sequence MNFELFIAKRIIAGKQYKSSISSPIITIATIAIALGVAIMLIAVSITSGFQNKVRDKMTGFKGHIQIVNYDNNNSDVSTVPIDINQEFYPEFKNIQGIKKVQPFANVGGIIRTPTDFEGIIFKGVTADYDFTFFNECLVEGRLPNFTQDRNREILISESIANRLHFKLNDTIQTWFGSENSTLKFKSRKPIIVGIYNTGFEQFDKIMVLGDLREVQKINRWKDNEVGGFEVLIDEYDQLQEKGNEVYTNIGATLNSITIVNNYPTIFEWLKLLDNNVWFIIGIMVLVAGINMVTALLVLILERVPMIGILKALGSVNWSIRKIFLYNASYLILKGLFWGNLIGLSILLFQKYTKLIGLDPETYYVSKVPVDINVLAIFLLNLGTLVLCFLMLVVPSYIITKIRPSKSIRFA; translated from the coding sequence TTGAACTTCGAATTATTTATAGCAAAACGAATCATTGCTGGCAAGCAATATAAAAGTAGTATTTCTTCACCAATCATTACTATTGCAACGATTGCTATTGCGCTTGGTGTCGCAATTATGTTAATTGCAGTGTCAATTACCTCGGGCTTTCAAAATAAAGTACGTGATAAAATGACGGGGTTTAAAGGGCATATTCAAATTGTTAATTACGATAATAATAATTCCGATGTTTCCACGGTTCCAATAGATATAAATCAAGAGTTTTACCCAGAGTTCAAGAACATTCAAGGAATAAAGAAAGTACAACCTTTTGCAAATGTGGGGGGAATAATTAGAACGCCAACCGATTTTGAAGGAATCATTTTCAAAGGAGTTACTGCCGATTACGATTTTACTTTTTTTAACGAATGCTTAGTCGAAGGGCGTTTACCCAACTTTACGCAAGATAGAAATCGAGAAATTCTAATTTCTGAATCCATAGCAAACCGATTGCATTTTAAACTCAACGATACCATTCAAACCTGGTTTGGATCAGAAAATAGTACCTTAAAGTTTAAATCTCGAAAACCCATTATTGTAGGAATATATAATACTGGTTTTGAGCAGTTTGATAAGATCATGGTGTTAGGTGATTTAAGAGAAGTGCAAAAAATAAACCGTTGGAAAGACAATGAGGTAGGAGGGTTTGAAGTGTTGATTGATGAGTATGACCAACTTCAAGAAAAAGGAAATGAAGTATATACAAACATAGGAGCAACACTAAACAGCATTACAATTGTAAATAACTATCCCACTATTTTTGAGTGGTTAAAATTGTTAGATAACAATGTATGGTTTATCATAGGAATTATGGTGTTGGTGGCAGGAATAAATATGGTAACAGCATTGTTAGTACTCATACTAGAGCGTGTACCAATGATTGGAATACTCAAAGCATTGGGAAGTGTAAACTGGAGTATTCGAAAAATATTTTTATACAATGCCTCTTATTTAATTTTAAAAGGATTGTTTTGGGGAAATCTTATCGGGCTCAGTATACTACTCTTTCAAAAATATACCAAGTTAATAGGTCTCGACCCTGAAACCTATTATGTATCGAAAGTACCTGTAGATATAAATGTATTGGCAATCTTTTTATTAAACCTTGGTACCTTAGTATTGTGCTTTTTAATGCTCGTAGTTCCTTCCTATATCATCACAAAAATCCGCCCTTCAAAATCCATTCGATTTGCTTAG
- a CDS encoding exo-beta-N-acetylmuramidase NamZ family protein — MKLSFTYVFLLFLVLSFQLSSCARQQKKSTTKETIQPKEPKTIKTGADRIDQYLPFLKNKNIAIVANQTSILHVLQRAEVAPNVMGSATTTHHLVDYLHHYDGINVQQVFAPEHGFRGKADAGEAIADGKDVKTNIPIISLYGKNKKPSPEQLKGTDVVVFDIQDVGARFYTYISTLHYVMEACAEATIPVIVLDRPNPNGHYIDGPILEPEHKSFVGMHPVPVVYGMTIGEYAQMINGEKWLANGVQCDLTVIPLENYTHQSIYSLPIKPSPNLPNDISINLYPSLCFFEGTNVSAGRGTDKQFQIYGSPFLEKTNFSFTPQPNEGAKYPKYKGELCYGEDISTHQRLANLNLSWLLKAYKQSPKKDFFNAFFTKLAGTKKLQQQIEQGLSEKEIKTSWQQDLESFKKVREKYVLYK; from the coding sequence ATGAAGCTTTCCTTTACTTATGTTTTTTTACTTTTTTTAGTACTCAGTTTTCAACTTTCTTCGTGTGCACGCCAGCAAAAAAAATCGACCACGAAAGAAACTATACAGCCAAAGGAACCAAAAACCATTAAAACAGGGGCTGATAGAATCGACCAATATCTTCCTTTCTTAAAAAACAAGAACATTGCTATTGTTGCGAATCAAACTTCTATTTTACACGTATTACAGCGAGCGGAGGTCGCACCTAATGTAATGGGGTCGGCAACGACAACTCATCACTTAGTAGATTATTTACACCATTACGATGGCATTAACGTGCAACAAGTATTTGCACCTGAGCATGGTTTTAGAGGAAAAGCAGATGCTGGTGAAGCCATAGCTGATGGAAAAGATGTAAAAACAAACATTCCAATTATCTCTTTGTACGGAAAAAACAAAAAACCTTCACCAGAACAATTGAAAGGCACAGATGTAGTTGTTTTTGATATTCAGGATGTGGGAGCTCGGTTTTATACGTATATCTCTACCCTACATTATGTAATGGAAGCTTGTGCCGAGGCAACTATTCCTGTAATTGTTCTAGACAGACCGAATCCTAATGGGCACTATATTGACGGACCAATTTTAGAGCCTGAACACAAAAGTTTTGTAGGCATGCATCCTGTACCTGTGGTATATGGAATGACTATAGGTGAATACGCACAAATGATTAACGGAGAAAAATGGTTGGCTAATGGTGTTCAGTGTGATTTAACCGTAATTCCATTAGAAAATTATACGCACCAATCAATTTATAGTTTACCCATAAAACCATCGCCTAATTTACCGAACGATATTTCGATTAATTTATATCCTAGTTTGTGCTTTTTTGAAGGAACCAACGTGTCTGCTGGGAGGGGCACTGACAAGCAATTTCAAATTTATGGTTCGCCATTTTTAGAAAAAACTAATTTTAGTTTTACTCCACAGCCCAATGAGGGAGCAAAATATCCTAAATATAAGGGAGAACTGTGCTATGGAGAAGATATAAGCACACACCAACGCTTAGCTAACCTAAATCTTAGCTGGTTGTTAAAAGCTTACAAACAGTCTCCTAAAAAAGACTTTTTCAATGCTTTTTTTACCAAATTAGCAGGCACCAAAAAACTGCAACAACAAATAGAACAAGGATTATCAGAAAAAGAAATCAAAACGAGTTGGCAGCAGGATTTAGAGAGTTTTAAGAAAGTGCGCGAAAAGTATGTGTTGTACAAATAA
- a CDS encoding mechanosensitive ion channel family protein gives MSFRDTIVKLKESAEIQWNEFVEQIPEIIVAILIIVLGLYISKTIATFFRKVIFKKTSDPLMTNFLAKTIKISLTIFVIMIALKVAGLGGIAAGLLTAAGASAIIFGFAFRDIGENFISGVILSFNRPFDVNDTVMIGDIFGRVKMMEFRFTKLKTFDGRDVYIPNSDIIKKAVYNYTEDGYYRLDFVVGIDYEDDIDIAKKVIIDAVVSTTGVMNTEEHQCFVTVDSLGVSTVNLKVIFWTKTKEYKRGALEVKSDVIKNVKNVIIKNGLNMPADITEIKLYGSQDSIPVTVSTTS, from the coding sequence ATGAGCTTTCGTGACACAATAGTTAAGTTAAAAGAATCTGCAGAAATACAATGGAATGAGTTTGTAGAACAAATTCCTGAAATAATAGTGGCGATACTTATTATAGTTTTAGGACTGTACATTTCTAAAACCATAGCAACTTTTTTTAGAAAAGTAATTTTCAAAAAAACAAGTGATCCATTAATGACTAATTTTTTGGCAAAAACAATTAAAATTAGCTTAACTATTTTTGTAATAATGATAGCCTTAAAAGTAGCAGGGTTAGGAGGAATAGCAGCAGGGTTATTAACAGCAGCGGGAGCGTCGGCAATTATTTTTGGTTTTGCCTTTAGAGATATTGGCGAGAATTTTATTTCGGGAGTTATTCTCTCATTTAACCGACCTTTTGATGTGAACGATACAGTAATGATAGGAGATATTTTTGGTAGAGTAAAGATGATGGAATTTAGATTTACTAAGTTAAAAACGTTTGATGGTAGAGATGTTTATATACCCAATAGTGACATTATAAAAAAAGCAGTATACAATTATACAGAAGATGGTTATTATCGACTAGATTTTGTTGTAGGTATCGATTATGAAGATGATATAGATATTGCCAAAAAGGTAATTATAGATGCAGTAGTTAGCACAACAGGGGTTATGAACACTGAAGAACATCAATGTTTTGTTACTGTAGATAGTTTGGGAGTTAGTACTGTAAACTTAAAAGTTATTTTTTGGACAAAAACAAAAGAATATAAACGAGGTGCACTAGAAGTTAAAAGTGATGTTATAAAGAATGTTAAAAATGTAATTATTAAAAACGGTTTAAATATGCCAGCAGATATTACAGAAATTAAGCTTTATGGCTCTCAAGATAGCATACCTGTTACTGTAAGTACTACCTCTTAA
- the bshA gene encoding N-acetyl-alpha-D-glucosaminyl L-malate synthase BshA has translation MRIGIVCYPTFGGSGVVATELGMALADKGHEVHFITYNQPVRLDFFSHRLHFHEVVLEEYPLFQYQPYELALSSKMVEIVQRYELEVLHVHYAIPHAYAAYMAKKMLEEKGIDIKVVTTLHGTDITLVGSHPTYKTAVEFSINKSDEVTAVSNSLREDTLRLFNIEKDIKVVYNFIDGEKYDKAHEDDCKRIALAQPEERILTHISNFRPVKRTDDVIRIFNKVQKKIPSKLLMVGDGPERLKAENLVNELQIEDKVLFMGNSTEVAKILCYTDVFLLPSETESFGLAALEAMAASTPVISTNTGGLPEVNIEGKTGFLSDLGDVDQMAENAIKILKDKNTLDEFKKNAKEHIQLFSIDTILPAYEKLYKKCYVNL, from the coding sequence ATGAGAATAGGAATTGTATGTTATCCTACCTTTGGAGGAAGTGGCGTAGTGGCAACTGAATTAGGAATGGCATTGGCAGATAAAGGACACGAGGTACATTTTATAACTTACAACCAGCCTGTACGATTGGATTTTTTTTCGCACCGCCTGCATTTTCATGAAGTAGTTTTAGAAGAATATCCCTTATTTCAATACCAACCTTACGAATTGGCTTTGTCTAGTAAAATGGTAGAGATAGTGCAAAGATATGAATTAGAGGTACTGCATGTACACTATGCTATTCCGCATGCCTATGCCGCTTATATGGCAAAAAAAATGTTAGAAGAAAAAGGGATTGATATAAAGGTAGTAACAACATTACATGGTACAGATATTACCTTGGTAGGGAGCCATCCAACATATAAAACAGCAGTAGAATTCAGTATTAACAAATCAGATGAAGTTACTGCCGTATCTAACAGTTTAAGAGAAGATACATTACGACTGTTTAATATCGAAAAAGATATTAAAGTAGTATATAATTTTATTGATGGAGAAAAGTACGACAAAGCACATGAAGATGACTGTAAAAGAATTGCTCTAGCGCAGCCAGAGGAGCGGATTTTAACCCATATAAGTAACTTTAGACCCGTAAAACGCACCGATGATGTAATTCGAATTTTTAATAAGGTTCAGAAAAAAATTCCCTCAAAATTATTAATGGTTGGCGATGGTCCTGAGCGATTGAAAGCAGAAAATTTAGTCAATGAACTACAAATAGAAGATAAGGTGTTATTCATGGGGAATAGTACAGAAGTAGCAAAAATTTTATGCTATACAGATGTTTTTTTACTACCCTCTGAGACAGAAAGTTTTGGATTAGCAGCTTTAGAAGCTATGGCGGCAAGTACACCAGTTATTTCTACCAATACAGGAGGCCTGCCTGAAGTAAATATAGAAGGGAAAACAGGTTTTTTGAGCGATTTAGGAGATGTTGATCAAATGGCGGAAAACGCAATTAAAATTTTAAAAGATAAAAATACCTTAGACGAGTTTAAGAAAAATGCAAAGGAGCATATACAACTTTTTTCAATAGATACTATTTTACCTGCGTATGAAAAACTTTATAAAAAATGTTATGTGAACTTATAA
- a CDS encoding transketolase, translated as MPTTQQLEDFTQQVRRDIVRMVHAVDSGHPGGSLGCAEFLTCLYQEIMDYSTNFSMDGKNEDLFFLSNGHISPVYYSVLARSGFFPVAELATFRKLNSRLQGHPTTHEHLPGVRIASGSLGQGMSVAIGAAQTKKLNNDAKMVYSLHGDGELQEGQIWEAVMYAAAKKVDNLIATVDVNEKQIDGATDEVLPMGSLKAKFEAFGWDVVQIEEGNNIEAILTGIAEAKSRTGNGKPVCVLLRTEMGNGVDFMMHTHAWHGKAPNDEQLEEALAQNPETLGDY; from the coding sequence ATGCCAACAACACAACAATTAGAAGACTTTACACAACAAGTTCGTAGAGATATCGTGCGTATGGTGCATGCGGTAGATTCAGGACATCCAGGAGGTTCTTTAGGATGTGCCGAATTTTTAACCTGTTTGTACCAAGAAATTATGGACTATTCGACCAATTTCTCTATGGATGGTAAAAACGAAGATTTATTCTTTTTATCGAACGGACATATCTCACCAGTTTATTACAGTGTTTTAGCACGTAGCGGTTTTTTCCCTGTAGCTGAGTTAGCTACTTTTAGAAAATTAAATTCTCGCTTGCAAGGACACCCAACGACACATGAACACCTACCAGGAGTTCGCATTGCATCAGGTTCTTTAGGACAAGGAATGAGTGTTGCTATCGGAGCTGCACAAACAAAAAAGCTGAATAACGATGCAAAAATGGTGTATTCGTTACATGGTGATGGAGAGTTGCAAGAAGGTCAAATCTGGGAAGCTGTGATGTATGCTGCAGCTAAAAAAGTTGACAACTTGATTGCTACGGTAGATGTAAACGAAAAACAAATTGACGGTGCTACCGACGAAGTATTGCCAATGGGAAGTTTAAAAGCGAAGTTTGAAGCTTTTGGATGGGATGTTGTGCAAATCGAAGAAGGAAACAATATAGAAGCCATTTTAACAGGTATCGCTGAAGCAAAATCACGCACAGGAAACGGAAAACCAGTTTGTGTATTGTTACGTACTGAAATGGGTAATGGAGTTGATTTTATGATGCATACACACGCATGGCACGGAAAAGCACCCAACGATGAACAGTTAGAAGAAGCCCTAGCGCAGAATCCTGAAACCTTAGGAGATTACTAA
- a CDS encoding helix-turn-helix domain-containing protein: protein MKRIVLIFLFIGCCVTTFSQNHTTQDSLIQKSFQELFELFYASKPDTLKAVMYAKKYFSKALKEKDTLEMLDGKYLLADILKDKHIYLNFCDSLIEVTKKRPTKNFPTAIYLNKAVFYFHRGENSKVLKELTLGKQNLKDNDSLKHLLFYHLALAYNNIGEFKKALALNKKVYSFAKQKSYFNFKHDDFSTLPINIASVYISLNEIDSALFYSHKAVELYKKMGDSLRLGYSFFTLGGIEKKIKNYLKSIQSYKKSIPYIIDDENYRLLTSIYTTIAVQYDSLRDTKNTLLYHLKADSLYNSRKKYHRNLVETYKYLYKNSKENNNLEKQLLYLNKLLEVKEFRLQEKTKIKETLTEEYDIPNLLSEKKRIIAQLENEVHNSKRNRIIYISLLLLSLVLIGYQIQRKRTFKKRFMALVNQKETTNKEETPPLQQTTNKHELADELVQTLLKGLQDFEKNTDFLDSKINLQLLADRLDTNTSYLSKVVNQYKKASFSNYINQLRVDYAVEKLKKDVLWRKYTIKAIAEEVGFKNAEAFSKAFYKFSGIKPSYFIKELEKQ from the coding sequence ATGAAAAGAATAGTCCTTATCTTCCTTTTTATCGGATGCTGTGTAACCACTTTTTCTCAAAATCATACAACGCAAGACTCCTTAATTCAAAAAAGTTTTCAAGAATTATTTGAATTATTTTATGCCAGTAAGCCCGACACGCTAAAAGCAGTTATGTATGCTAAGAAGTATTTTTCTAAAGCGTTAAAAGAAAAAGATACTCTAGAAATGTTAGATGGAAAATATTTATTAGCAGACATTTTAAAAGATAAACATATTTATCTAAATTTTTGTGATTCGTTGATTGAAGTAACTAAAAAAAGACCTACTAAAAATTTTCCAACAGCCATATATCTTAATAAAGCTGTGTTTTACTTTCATAGAGGTGAAAATAGTAAAGTATTAAAAGAATTAACTTTAGGTAAACAGAATTTGAAAGATAATGATAGTCTGAAACATCTGTTGTTTTATCATTTAGCCTTAGCTTATAATAATATAGGGGAATTTAAAAAAGCATTAGCTCTCAATAAAAAAGTGTATTCTTTCGCAAAACAAAAAAGCTATTTTAATTTTAAACATGACGATTTTTCAACTCTTCCAATAAACATAGCTTCTGTTTATATAAGCCTAAACGAAATTGATTCTGCTCTTTTTTATAGTCATAAAGCAGTAGAGTTGTACAAAAAAATGGGAGATAGCCTCAGGTTAGGATATTCTTTTTTTACACTAGGAGGTATAGAAAAAAAGATAAAAAACTATTTAAAATCAATTCAATCCTACAAAAAATCTATCCCCTATATTATCGATGATGAAAACTATCGCCTCTTAACAAGTATTTATACCACTATAGCAGTACAATACGATTCTTTAAGGGATACAAAAAACACACTACTATATCATTTAAAAGCAGACTCATTATATAATTCAAGAAAAAAGTATCATCGAAACCTAGTAGAAACCTATAAATACTTATACAAAAACAGTAAGGAGAATAATAACCTTGAAAAACAATTATTGTATTTGAATAAGTTGTTAGAAGTAAAAGAATTTAGACTCCAAGAAAAAACTAAGATTAAAGAGACTCTTACGGAAGAATACGACATCCCTAACTTACTCTCAGAAAAAAAACGAATTATAGCACAACTCGAAAACGAAGTACATAATTCTAAAAGAAACAGAATTATTTATATCTCCTTATTGCTACTTTCTCTAGTATTGATTGGTTACCAAATTCAACGGAAAAGAACCTTTAAAAAACGTTTTATGGCATTGGTAAATCAAAAGGAAACTACCAATAAAGAAGAGACACCCCCTCTGCAACAAACGACTAACAAACACGAACTTGCCGATGAACTCGTTCAAACACTGTTAAAAGGGCTCCAAGACTTTGAAAAAAACACAGATTTTTTAGACTCAAAAATCAACTTACAATTGTTAGCAGACCGATTAGATACCAATACGAGTTACCTCTCTAAAGTGGTAAATCAGTACAAAAAAGCTTCGTTCTCTAATTATATCAATCAACTTCGAGTTGACTATGCTGTAGAGAAATTGAAAAAGGATGTTTTATGGAGAAAATACACCATCAAAGCCATTGCAGAAGAAGTAGGATTTAAAAATGCGGAAGCTTTTTCGAAAGCTTTTTATAAGTTTTCAGGGATTAAACCTTCTTATTTTATCAAAGAATTAGAAAAACAGTAA